From Bacteroidota bacterium, one genomic window encodes:
- a CDS encoding 4a-hydroxytetrahydrobiopterin dehydratase, giving the protein MWKEENNKLNKKFEFKDFSEAFAFMSRVALLAEKQNHHPFWTNEYNTVEIFLSTHDAGDIVTDKDRKLADAIDKISG; this is encoded by the coding sequence ATGTGGAAAGAAGAAAACAATAAACTGAATAAGAAATTTGAATTCAAAGATTTCTCTGAGGCATTTGCATTTATGAGTCGTGTGGCTTTGCTTGCAGAAAAACAAAATCATCATCCTTTCTGGACAAATGAATATAATACAGTTGAAATATTTTTAAGCACGCATGATGCAGGAGATATTGTTACTGATAAAGACAGAAAATTGGCGGATGCGATTGATAAAATTAGTGGCTAA
- a CDS encoding carboxymuconolactone decarboxylase family protein: protein MATLVEDFDAYRSKMNDVILSKNNKVINRLFNLDTNTYAEGALDVKTKEMLGLVASMVLRCDDCIKYHLGKCFETGVTTDEVYEIFAVANIVGGTIVIPHTRRGAEYWEELNKLTVDN from the coding sequence ATGGCAACACTTGTAGAAGATTTTGATGCTTACCGTTCAAAAATGAATGATGTAATTCTGAGCAAGAATAATAAAGTAATTAACCGACTTTTTAATTTAGATACGAATACTTATGCCGAGGGTGCATTAGATGTAAAAACAAAAGAGATGCTCGGACTTGTAGCGAGTATGGTATTGCGCTGTGATGATTGTATTAAATATCATTTGGGAAAATGTTTTGAAACCGGCGTTACCACCGATGAAGTATATGAAATTTTTGCTGTGGCAAATATTGTCGGCGGCACAATTGTGATTCCGCATACCCGCAGAGGAGCTGAGTATTGGGAGGAACTTAATAAATTAACAGTTGACAATTGA
- a CDS encoding TlpA family protein disulfide reductase: MENSKMQITLNIDSMEDAKVIGSKIHDSYAAINSKIKANDERMDYIFQEIKGEGKFMSEERNDSLNAQLEMIYEEGVEIVKEYINANPSSPVAAYLVNRQLIYDCSFEELSKWADGFQAAIPENKYTQLLVERRDILAKSAVGEIAPDFTMMDPDGKPVSLKDFRGKFVLVDFWASWCGPCRKENPNIVRIYNTYKNKNFTVFGVSFDTNKDAWLTAVRDDKLTWTQVSDLQGWNNAAGALYGINSIPHSVLLDTSGKIIAHNLKGDELEKMLAKML; the protein is encoded by the coding sequence ATGGAGAATTCTAAAATGCAGATAACATTAAATATTGATAGTATGGAAGATGCTAAAGTAATCGGATCAAAAATTCACGATAGTTATGCAGCAATTAATTCAAAAATAAAAGCAAATGATGAACGCATGGATTATATTTTTCAGGAGATAAAAGGTGAAGGTAAATTTATGAGTGAAGAACGCAATGATAGTTTAAATGCACAGTTAGAAATGATATATGAAGAAGGAGTTGAAATTGTGAAAGAATATATTAATGCAAATCCTTCTTCTCCTGTTGCAGCATATTTAGTAAATCGACAATTAATTTATGATTGTTCGTTTGAAGAACTTTCAAAATGGGCCGATGGATTTCAAGCTGCAATTCCCGAAAATAAATACACTCAACTATTGGTTGAACGCAGAGACATACTTGCAAAAAGTGCAGTTGGAGAAATAGCTCCTGATTTCACAATGATGGATCCGGATGGCAAACCTGTTTCATTAAAAGATTTTCGTGGCAAGTTTGTTCTTGTAGATTTTTGGGCAAGTTGGTGTGGACCATGTCGCAAAGAAAATCCGAATATTGTACGCATTTATAATACCTATAAGAATAAAAATTTTACTGTGTTCGGCGTATCCTTCGATACAAATAAAGACGCATGGTTAACTGCAGTGCGTGATGATAAACTTACATGGACACAAGTGAGCGATTTGCAAGGATGGAATAATGCAGCCGGTGCATTATATGGTATTAATTCAATTCCACATAGTGTGTTGTTGGATACCTCAGGGAAAATTATTGCGCATAATCTGAAAGGCGATGAGTTAGAAAAGATGTTAGCGAAGATGCTGTAG
- a CDS encoding TonB-dependent receptor → MFSILLFYNNCIAQTGTLQGILYDNATNETLVGVNISTQDNHGVSSDENGNYSITLDTGKYTITFSFVGYQTKEEIIEIFSGDVIDKKIYLKPDARELDIVVVSGSLYEKPLTEETVSMEVLKSTLIENTNAVSLIDAITKAPGIFMLDNQVNIRGGTGFTYGAGSRVMLVVDDQILLAADRGDAKWNFVPMENVEQIEVIKGASSVLYGSSAMNGVIAVRTAWPGSKPYTAISAYQGITSPPKEAYKQWWDEPILQTGINFAHRQKFEKIDLVLGGHVSKNGSALEGEFSDRARFNWKTRFRTKNPERLTFGINGNVMYDNEGIFFLFMNGDTGIYRPFGGGYDQPTTTTLLNWKFIWTTIDPWLNFNDNNGNEHKFKMRYYNNNVTYTDSTGGDSYLVNLDYQYHREFQNDFFVTAGFSGYRFHVRDDGLGDHDGFSGGFYAQIEKKIFDRLTFNFGFREEWYLLDTTEALSAPIIKAGINYRAGPSTFLRASFGQGYRAPSLVEKYAQTNLGILLIFSNPDILPEYGWNGEVGIKKSLFLNNWSGYADAAFYVTDYYEMTEFTFGLYDDLGPPLIGFKSLNIGRSRMAGFELTLVGDGKIFGNNLSVICGYNYVYPANLNADSSLYQWGNFFNNFVYGFNHKDSAFVSTVLNYRFRYMFRTDLEYTIKKVAIGVTINYYSFMENIDYVFADFGIPPGLQDFRYEHVNGDWIFDARVGYDINTHIRVQAMVKNIFNREYALRPAKTDQPANYTLLFKYTF, encoded by the coding sequence ATGTTCTCCATCTTACTGTTTTATAACAATTGCATTGCACAAACAGGTACCTTGCAAGGTATACTTTACGATAATGCTACCAACGAAACTTTGGTAGGTGTAAATATTTCCACACAAGATAATCATGGAGTTTCCAGCGATGAAAATGGTAACTATTCAATTACATTGGATACAGGCAAATACACTATCACATTTTCTTTTGTCGGTTATCAAACCAAAGAAGAAATAATAGAAATTTTCTCGGGTGATGTAATCGATAAAAAAATTTATTTAAAACCGGATGCACGAGAACTCGACATAGTGGTAGTCAGCGGTAGCTTATATGAAAAACCACTTACGGAAGAAACTGTGAGTATGGAAGTTTTAAAAAGTACTCTGATAGAAAATACAAATGCAGTTTCATTGATTGATGCAATTACAAAAGCTCCCGGAATTTTTATGTTGGATAATCAGGTAAATATTCGTGGCGGAACAGGGTTTACTTATGGCGCAGGAAGTCGTGTAATGTTGGTGGTGGATGATCAAATATTATTAGCAGCAGATCGTGGTGATGCAAAATGGAATTTTGTACCAATGGAAAATGTGGAGCAAATTGAAGTGATAAAAGGTGCATCATCTGTACTGTATGGAAGCAGTGCTATGAACGGGGTAATTGCCGTGCGCACTGCATGGCCGGGCTCCAAACCTTATACAGCTATTTCTGCTTATCAAGGAATTACATCGCCACCAAAAGAGGCATATAAACAATGGTGGGATGAACCGATTTTGCAAACAGGCATAAACTTCGCCCATAGGCAGAAATTTGAAAAAATTGATTTGGTTTTAGGTGGCCATGTGAGTAAAAATGGATCTGCATTAGAAGGTGAATTTAGTGATCGTGCAAGATTTAATTGGAAGACAAGATTTCGTACAAAAAATCCCGAGCGATTAACGTTTGGGATTAATGGAAATGTGATGTATGACAATGAAGGTATTTTCTTTTTATTTATGAATGGCGACACAGGAATTTATCGGCCATTTGGCGGCGGATATGATCAACCAACAACAACTACTTTATTAAACTGGAAATTTATTTGGACAACGATAGATCCATGGTTGAATTTTAATGATAATAATGGTAACGAGCATAAGTTTAAGATGCGGTATTATAATAATAACGTAACCTATACCGATAGCACCGGCGGCGATTCCTATTTAGTAAATCTCGACTATCAATATCACCGGGAATTTCAAAATGATTTCTTTGTTACTGCGGGATTTTCGGGCTATCGGTTTCATGTGAGAGATGATGGTCTTGGTGATCACGATGGATTCTCCGGTGGGTTTTATGCGCAGATAGAAAAGAAAATATTCGACCGCCTCACCTTTAATTTTGGCTTTCGGGAAGAATGGTATTTATTGGATACTACCGAAGCATTATCTGCACCAATTATTAAAGCGGGAATTAATTATCGTGCAGGACCATCCACTTTTTTAAGAGCTTCTTTTGGTCAAGGATATCGTGCCCCGAGTTTGGTAGAAAAATATGCGCAAACCAATTTAGGAATTCTATTAATATTTTCCAATCCTGATATTCTTCCTGAGTATGGTTGGAACGGTGAAGTGGGTATAAAAAAATCGTTATTTCTAAACAATTGGAGTGGATATGCCGATGCCGCTTTTTATGTAACCGACTATTATGAAATGACCGAATTTACATTTGGATTGTATGATGATTTAGGTCCACCACTAATTGGGTTTAAATCTTTAAACATCGGTCGTTCAAGAATGGCTGGCTTTGAATTAACACTTGTGGGTGATGGAAAAATTTTCGGCAATAATCTTTCTGTTATATGCGGATATAATTATGTGTATCCTGCAAATTTAAATGCAGACTCATCGCTGTATCAATGGGGGAATTTCTTTAATAATTTTGTGTATGGTTTTAATCATAAAGATTCTGCTTTTGTAAGTACTGTTTTAAATTATCGCTTTCGTTATATGTTCCGTACAGATTTAGAATACACCATTAAAAAAGTAGCTATTGGTGTAACAATAAATTACTATTCATTCATGGAAAATATTGATTATGTATTTGCTGATTTTGGTATTCCTCCGGGCTTGCAGGATTTCCGTTACGAGCATGTAAATGGCGATTGGATTTTTGATGCACGAGTGGGTTATGATATCAATACGCATATTCGTGTGCAAGCTATGGTTAAGAATATTTTTAATCGAGAATATGCATTGCGGCCTGCAAAAACAGATCAACCTGCGAATTATACGTTATTATTTAAATATACTTTCTAA
- a CDS encoding VOC family protein, with amino-acid sequence MEKRVTGIGGIFFKAKSDNKKLQEWYSKHLGLKNDPVNGILFQWSSPNDPTKKGETVFSIFDKETTYINPGKNEFMINFRVKDLEKLLIVLKEEGVELAGEMEVYDYGKFAWIMDPDGNKIELWEAPESSGFSGAMDME; translated from the coding sequence ATGGAAAAAAGAGTAACAGGTATCGGCGGTATTTTCTTTAAAGCAAAATCTGATAACAAGAAATTACAAGAATGGTATTCTAAACATTTGGGGTTAAAAAATGATCCGGTGAATGGAATATTATTTCAATGGAGTTCTCCAAATGATCCCACTAAAAAAGGGGAAACTGTTTTTAGTATTTTCGATAAAGAAACCACTTACATCAATCCGGGTAAGAATGAGTTTATGATAAATTTTCGTGTAAAGGATTTGGAAAAATTATTAATCGTTTTAAAAGAAGAAGGTGTAGAACTAGCTGGTGAAATGGAAGTGTATGATTACGGAAAATTTGCATGGATAATGGATCCTGATGGCAATAAAATTGAATTATGGGAAGCACCAGAAAGTTCAGGTTTTAGTGGGGCTATGGATATGGAATAG
- a CDS encoding TPM domain-containing protein: MNKIFAVILTVIFSAQLFAQVNEKDFPPRPSPPRLVNDLADVLSPEQEQTLENKLVAFDDSTSTQIAIVTLKSTGNYAIEDYALYLGRFWGIGQKDMNNGVIILAAINDKRVTVQVGYGIEPFITDGRAKRIIEQHILPEFKTGNYYNGLDAGVNQVMAYVSGEFDPLDDQLTDEMSWQKIVLIILVVLFIMFFMGKRGGGGGVTYSGRGPTYWGGGWMGRGGGGGFGGGGGGFGGFGGGSFGGGGASGGW, encoded by the coding sequence ATGAATAAAATTTTTGCGGTAATACTTACTGTAATTTTCAGCGCACAATTATTTGCGCAGGTAAATGAAAAAGATTTTCCGCCTCGCCCTTCACCACCCAGATTAGTAAATGATCTTGCAGATGTTTTATCTCCTGAACAAGAGCAAACACTTGAAAATAAATTGGTGGCTTTTGATGATTCCACTTCTACACAAATAGCTATCGTTACATTAAAAAGTACAGGCAATTATGCGATAGAAGATTATGCATTATATCTCGGTAGATTTTGGGGGATAGGTCAGAAGGATATGAATAATGGTGTTATCATTCTTGCTGCTATAAATGATAAAAGAGTTACGGTTCAAGTGGGATATGGTATTGAACCGTTTATCACGGATGGTCGTGCAAAAAGAATTATTGAACAACATATTTTACCTGAATTTAAAACCGGAAATTATTACAATGGATTAGATGCCGGAGTGAATCAGGTGATGGCTTATGTGAGTGGAGAGTTTGATCCTTTAGATGATCAGTTGACTGATGAAATGAGCTGGCAGAAAATTGTCCTCATCATTCTCGTTGTGTTATTCATTATGTTTTTTATGGGTAAAAGAGGCGGCGGCGGTGGGGTAACTTATTCCGGTCGTGGACCAACCTACTGGGGCGGTGGATGGATGGGAAGAGGCGGTGGAGGCGGCTTTGGCGGAGGAGGAGGTGGCTTCGGCGGATTTGGAGGAGGAAGCTTCGGTGGCGGCGGCGCAAGCGGAGGATGGTAG
- a CDS encoding LemA family protein, with protein sequence MAFPRWAITVGIIVIIAIILYNFFAGAQRSMVELDEAANGKWANVQSSYQRRADLIPNLVNTVKGYADFEQETLVKVIEARAKATSITIDPSNATPEQFAQFQQAQDELGGALSRLLVTIERYPDLKANQNFLELQAELAGTENRINVARNDYNTSIQAYNTYVRRFPQNLLAGMFGFERRSMFEATAGSDVAPKVEF encoded by the coding sequence ATGGCATTTCCACGCTGGGCAATTACTGTAGGAATTATAGTAATCATCGCAATTATTCTGTATAACTTTTTTGCCGGCGCTCAACGCAGCATGGTGGAATTAGATGAAGCCGCCAATGGCAAATGGGCAAATGTGCAAAGCAGTTATCAGCGTCGTGCTGACCTGATTCCTAATCTTGTAAATACTGTGAAAGGCTATGCAGATTTTGAACAAGAAACTTTAGTGAAAGTAATTGAAGCAAGAGCTAAAGCAACAAGTATTACTATTGATCCTTCTAATGCAACTCCTGAACAGTTTGCGCAATTTCAACAAGCGCAAGATGAATTAGGTGGCGCTTTATCCCGCTTGCTTGTAACTATTGAACGTTATCCGGATTTAAAAGCAAATCAAAATTTTCTGGAATTGCAAGCGGAACTTGCAGGTACTGAAAATAGAATTAATGTAGCCAGAAATGATTATAATACATCTATTCAAGCCTACAATACTTATGTGCGCCGTTTCCCGCAAAACTTGTTAGCAGGTATGTTTGGTTTCGAACGCAGAAGTATGTTTGAAGCAACTGCAGGAAGTGATGTTGCACCAAAAGTAGAATTTTAA
- a CDS encoding ABC-F family ATP-binding cassette domain-containing protein: MNYLTVESLSKTFDTKILFQDITLSINKGQKVALVARNGAGKSTLLNILAGKEYADSGTVQFSKEITTAFLEQDPDLDYSLSIADNVFTGDSPVIQAIKNYETITSHHDEENSVAHLNKLDDAIHQMNVTDAWDYEQKIKQVLNRLDITDLEQSASSLSGGQRKRVALSKLLILEPDFLIMDEPTNHLDIEMIEWLEEYLSTKNTTLLIVTHDRYFLDRICNYIYELEDGKLFLHKGNFSKYLENKSIRIATENAEIDKAKNLYRRELEWVRRMPKARTTKSKSRVDNFDKIEEKAFSGTHEDALKLDVKMTRIGGNILDVKHVSKSFGELKILDNFSYSFKKGEKIGIVGKNGVGKSTFLNMIMELQKPDKGKISSGETIVYGYYAQQGLQFKEDKRVLDIVKDIAEFIPMADGSKLSATQLLLRFQFKAETQYSFVSKLSGGERRRLHLMTILIKNPNFLILDEPTNDLDIVTLNILEDFLQTFPGCLIVVSHDRYFMDKLTHQIFSFDGDGIVNIYPGNYSDYRRKIEQQKDTEQKLPADKIVKTESTTVSKKTVVAKRSYKEQREFEMLEKEIQQLEEKKTTIENDLSNVDLSHEKLVSLSKQLPDIIKLIDEKTMRWMELSEI, translated from the coding sequence GTGAATTATCTAACAGTTGAATCATTATCAAAAACATTTGATACCAAAATACTTTTTCAGGATATTACTTTAAGTATTAATAAAGGTCAGAAAGTAGCTCTCGTTGCCCGCAATGGTGCCGGTAAAAGTACATTGCTTAACATACTTGCGGGCAAAGAATATGCGGACTCAGGCACGGTGCAATTCAGCAAGGAAATTACTACTGCTTTCTTAGAACAAGATCCTGATTTAGATTATAGTTTATCGATTGCGGATAATGTGTTTACGGGAGATTCGCCGGTGATACAAGCAATAAAAAATTATGAAACAATTACTTCTCATCATGATGAAGAAAATTCTGTAGCACACCTTAATAAATTGGATGATGCTATTCATCAAATGAATGTGACGGACGCATGGGATTACGAACAAAAAATCAAGCAAGTATTAAATCGTCTGGATATCACTGATCTGGAACAAAGTGCTTCTTCATTAAGTGGTGGTCAGCGCAAACGAGTGGCGCTTTCGAAGTTATTAATACTGGAACCGGATTTTTTAATCATGGATGAGCCAACGAATCATTTGGATATTGAAATGATTGAATGGTTAGAAGAATATTTATCTACAAAAAATACAACGCTATTAATTGTAACACACGACAGATATTTTCTTGATCGTATTTGCAACTACATCTATGAATTGGAAGATGGAAAATTATTTTTACACAAAGGGAATTTCTCTAAATACTTAGAAAATAAATCTATTCGTATCGCTACAGAAAATGCAGAAATTGATAAAGCAAAAAATCTGTATCGCCGTGAATTGGAATGGGTGCGCCGTATGCCGAAAGCACGTACTACAAAAAGTAAATCCAGAGTAGATAATTTTGATAAGATAGAGGAAAAAGCATTTTCAGGAACACATGAAGATGCATTGAAATTAGATGTGAAAATGACTCGCATCGGTGGGAATATTTTAGATGTAAAACATGTATCAAAATCTTTTGGTGAATTAAAAATATTAGACAACTTCAGCTATTCATTTAAGAAGGGAGAAAAGATTGGAATAGTAGGAAAAAATGGTGTCGGCAAAAGTACATTCCTGAATATGATAATGGAATTGCAAAAACCGGATAAGGGAAAAATTTCTTCCGGTGAAACAATTGTGTATGGCTATTATGCGCAACAAGGTTTGCAATTTAAAGAAGATAAACGTGTGCTCGATATTGTAAAAGATATTGCAGAATTTATTCCGATGGCGGATGGTTCTAAATTGTCCGCAACACAATTGCTGTTGCGATTTCAGTTTAAAGCGGAAACACAATATAGTTTTGTTTCCAAGCTGAGTGGTGGCGAAAGACGTCGTTTGCATTTAATGACCATCCTGATTAAAAATCCAAACTTTTTAATTCTGGATGAGCCAACAAACGATTTGGATATTGTAACACTGAATATACTTGAAGATTTTCTACAAACATTTCCCGGTTGTTTAATTGTGGTAAGTCACGATCGTTATTTTATGGATAAACTCACACATCAAATTTTTTCTTTTGACGGTGATGGAATTGTAAATATTTATCCCGGCAATTATTCTGATTATCGCAGAAAAATTGAACAACAAAAAGATACAGAACAAAAATTACCGGCAGATAAAATTGTAAAAACAGAATCTACTACAGTATCAAAAAAAACAGTTGTAGCAAAACGTTCTTACAAAGAGCAACGTGAATTTGAAATGCTGGAAAAAGAAATCCAACAATTAGAAGAAAAGAAAACAACGATTGAAAATGATTTGTCTAATGTTGATTTATCCCACGAAAAATTAGTATCTCTTTCCAAACAACTTCCTGACATTATAAAATTGATTGATGAAAAAACAATGCGCTGGATGGAGTTGAGTGAAATTTGA
- the ligA gene encoding NAD-dependent DNA ligase LigA translates to MKYNIEIQKELIALSQSLLHTLENTVEDLNSAKNKVDDLKQVINFHDWLYYTESKNVISDFDYDRLFKQLKQLEQDFPELQTPGSPTQRVAKGLTEDFPKVAHSIPMLSLDNSYDENDLLEWDRRVKEFLGDATFQYSVEPKFDGSSIALIYENDMLVRAATRGDGSTGDEITNNAKRMRSIPLSANFSQRNAYRVELRGEVVINKKTFAGINERREEDGLSILQNPRNSAAGALRVKDSDEVVRRGLEAFIYQLAYAVDENEKDILAEQFKTHFENINFLGAIGFKIPQQEKKLCNSIAEVLSFIDSWEKKRDDYVYEIDGMVIKVNSIAQQKLCGSTAHHPRWALAFKFKAREAETILESVEYQVGRTGAITPVAKVKPVYIGGVTVSSVSLHNEDMILEKDIRIGDTVILQRAGDVIPYIAGIIPEKRKSDSTPFVFINHCPSCNQTIYKPEGEAVFRCVNIECPAQAEERLIHFVSKDAMDIDGFGRETVSTFYSEGWLETIPDIYTLDFEKIATLEGWKEKSINKLKEGIEASKKQPLWRLVNGFGIRHVGTQTAKDLVKEISDLHEMIEWNEEKLMEINGVGEKVAKSIVQFFQNPGNIHMLHELEKYGVNMHQEKKSTGGVLEGKTFLFTGTLTQFGRDAAKEMVEENGGKILSSVSANLNYLIAGEKAGSKLDKAKKITSIQIIDEDGFLEMIGRK, encoded by the coding sequence ATGAAATATAATATAGAAATTCAAAAAGAACTTATTGCACTTTCGCAAAGTCTATTACATACATTAGAAAATACAGTGGAAGATTTAAATTCTGCAAAAAATAAAGTAGATGATTTAAAGCAAGTAATTAATTTCCATGATTGGTTGTACTACACTGAATCAAAAAATGTAATCAGTGATTTTGATTATGATCGTTTATTCAAACAACTGAAACAGTTAGAACAAGATTTTCCTGAACTGCAAACTCCTGGCTCACCAACGCAACGAGTTGCAAAAGGATTGACAGAAGATTTTCCGAAAGTGGCGCATTCCATTCCTATGTTGTCATTAGATAATTCGTATGATGAAAATGATTTGTTGGAATGGGACCGCAGAGTAAAAGAATTTTTGGGTGATGCAACATTTCAATACAGTGTCGAACCGAAATTTGATGGCAGCAGCATCGCATTAATTTATGAAAATGATATGTTAGTTCGTGCGGCGACAAGAGGTGATGGAAGTACGGGTGATGAAATAACTAACAATGCGAAACGCATGCGCAGTATTCCGCTTTCTGCAAATTTTTCTCAACGCAATGCATATCGTGTAGAGCTAAGAGGTGAAGTGGTAATAAATAAAAAAACATTTGCGGGCATTAATGAAAGGCGTGAAGAAGATGGACTTTCCATTTTACAAAATCCCCGAAACTCTGCAGCAGGTGCATTGCGTGTTAAAGATTCGGATGAAGTGGTACGTCGTGGTTTGGAAGCATTTATTTATCAGCTTGCATACGCCGTTGATGAAAACGAAAAAGATATTCTTGCGGAACAATTTAAAACACATTTCGAGAATATAAATTTTCTAGGAGCTATAGGTTTTAAAATTCCGCAACAGGAAAAAAAATTATGTAATTCCATTGCTGAAGTATTATCGTTTATTGATAGTTGGGAGAAAAAACGTGATGACTATGTTTATGAGATAGATGGCATGGTGATAAAAGTAAATAGCATTGCACAACAAAAATTATGTGGCTCCACTGCGCATCATCCACGTTGGGCACTTGCATTTAAATTTAAAGCAAGAGAGGCGGAAACAATTTTAGAAAGTGTAGAATATCAAGTGGGTCGCACGGGTGCAATTACGCCGGTTGCAAAAGTGAAACCTGTATATATTGGAGGTGTAACTGTATCATCAGTTTCACTGCATAATGAGGATATGATTTTGGAAAAGGATATTCGCATTGGTGATACTGTTATTTTGCAAAGAGCTGGTGATGTGATTCCATATATTGCCGGTATAATTCCTGAAAAAAGAAAATCAGATTCAACACCATTTGTATTTATTAATCATTGTCCTTCTTGCAACCAAACGATTTATAAACCAGAAGGAGAAGCTGTATTTCGCTGTGTGAATATTGAATGTCCGGCGCAGGCAGAAGAAAGATTGATTCATTTTGTTTCGAAAGATGCAATGGATATTGATGGCTTTGGAAGAGAAACTGTGAGTACATTTTATAGTGAAGGTTGGCTGGAAACAATTCCGGATATATATACTTTGGATTTTGAAAAAATTGCAACGCTGGAAGGATGGAAAGAAAAAAGTATTAATAAATTAAAAGAAGGAATTGAAGCATCAAAAAAACAACCGTTATGGAGATTGGTAAATGGTTTTGGTATTCGACATGTAGGTACACAAACAGCAAAAGATTTGGTGAAAGAAATTTCTGATTTACATGAAATGATAGAATGGAATGAAGAAAAATTGATGGAGATTAATGGTGTGGGTGAAAAAGTAGCAAAGAGTATTGTGCAATTTTTTCAGAATCCGGGAAACATTCACATGCTGCATGAATTAGAAAAGTATGGAGTGAATATGCATCAGGAAAAAAAATCAACTGGCGGTGTATTAGAAGGTAAAACATTTTTATTTACCGGAACACTCACACAGTTTGGCAGAGATGCAGCGAAGGAAATGGTGGAAGAAAATGGCGGAAAAATATTGAGTAGTGTGAGTGCTAATCTCAACTATTTAATTGCAGGAGAAAAAGCAGGAAGTAAATTAGATAAAGCAAAAAAAATTACTTCAATACAGATAATTGATGAAGATGGTTTTTTGGAGATGATTGGGAGGAAGTGA
- a CDS encoding TPM domain-containing protein: protein MPAARSFFTEAQQAEITKSIRSAEMQTSGELRVHLEDKCKGDSYKRALQIFKNLKMHTTAERNGVLFYLATSDKKFSIIADQGIHKKVADDFWDDIRKGMETEFSKGRFMEGLIQGIEQSAEQLKRHFPFIKNDQNELPNEISFNNE from the coding sequence ATGCCGGCTGCAAGATCATTTTTTACTGAAGCTCAACAAGCGGAAATTACAAAATCAATTCGGAGTGCAGAAATGCAAACATCGGGAGAGTTGCGTGTACATCTTGAAGATAAATGCAAAGGAGATTCCTATAAACGTGCGTTGCAGATTTTTAAAAATCTGAAAATGCATACTACTGCAGAACGCAATGGCGTGTTATTCTATCTTGCGACATCAGATAAAAAATTTTCCATCATTGCCGATCAGGGAATTCATAAAAAAGTAGCAGATGATTTTTGGGATGATATCCGGAAAGGTATGGAAACAGAGTTTTCTAAAGGGCGGTTTATGGAAGGATTGATTCAGGGAATTGAGCAATCGGCAGAACAATTGAAAAGACATTTTCCATTTATAAAAAATGATCAAAACGAATTACCCAACGAAATTTCATTTAATAATGAATAA
- a CDS encoding multidrug efflux SMR transporter, with protein sequence MNWIILIIAGFFETGFAFCLGKMKTAEGVANTYWFTGFIICLVISMLLLYKATQTLPIGTAYAVWTGIGAAGTAIVGILFFKEPAEFWRLFFITTLVISIIGLKYVTAAQ encoded by the coding sequence ATGAATTGGATTATTCTCATCATCGCCGGATTTTTTGAAACTGGATTTGCATTTTGTTTGGGTAAAATGAAAACTGCGGAAGGTGTTGCAAATACTTATTGGTTTACAGGATTTATTATATGCCTAGTAATCAGTATGCTATTATTATATAAGGCTACACAAACACTACCAATCGGAACTGCTTATGCGGTTTGGACGGGCATTGGCGCTGCGGGTACTGCAATTGTAGGCATACTATTTTTTAAAGAACCTGCCGAATTCTGGCGATTATTTTTTATCACTACACTTGTCATCTCTATCATAGGATTAAAGTATGTAACTGCTGCACAATAA